The genomic segment TCCTGCAGTAAGTTTCGATTCCTGCTGCCTAATGACTGGTACAGATTTCTGCAGGAAGCCCAACCCACACATTTGCCTGAAGCATTCAGTCTCTGCTGGTTCCAGCTCACAAAGACCCGAAGAGGCTGCTTTTCTCTCAGGAGGTCCAAATCTGTAAGTAACTCAGAGGCAAGCAGGTTAGATCCAGCACATTGAACTGACTCTAGTTAGCAGAGGGCTAGCTGCTGGTGTGGAGCGGATCCTAAGAGGGTCTACGGGGGAAACCTCAGGAGAACAGACAAAGCAGGGTAACAACAGAACCCCTCGGAGAAGCTGTGGGGGGTGAGAACCGAAGGTTCCTTCCCCTCTTCCACACGCCCAGCTGATCGGGTTCCTCTGCAAATCAATACACGTGTTTAACATGGAAGCAGATGGTTCCTGTGGGAAACTTACAAATAtaattcctgttttcttttgtgtgatGAAGTTTGTATTTATAGAGAAACGGAGGTGAAGACAGGAAGTGGAAAGTTCTACCAGAACAGAGgaggagcaaagaaaaacagaaggaaacagAGCGGTTAATACGTagctttaaaaatgtcacaaagagtgaaagaaaagaaaaaaatgtttaacacaGTCTTGATGGCGTGTCTGGGTGCTTGTGCATTGTTGGCtgggctggtgtgtgtgtgtggaggcaACCAGACCACAGGGTAAATAATCTTTCTGTCTGGGTTAAACCACTTCCAGTAGTTCGGGCATGGGCGTTGACCCGGGTACGAACACGTTTCTAAACCCGAACCCAGCTCTTTTCTACCTGCCATAAGTCTCCAACCCACGATCCTGCCggtattagatgtttccctgctgattTATAATCTCTGAGAAGCACAAGTCTGCTCTTGAGCCATGATTTGAGTCCAGTGTGTTGCAGGGATGTGTGGAGGGTCTGCAGGAGGAGGGCCTTTAGACCGGACTTGTTCTAACCCATTTAACCGCTGTAGGTCAGGACTCCGGTCTTTTCACGTTTCTAGCCTCCATTCTGCATCTTTTCACATTCAGGATGATTTCTTATAGAAAGGATTTCTCCTGAAGAACATTATTTATGCTCAGATGGGTTAACGAACTTCACTCCTAATCAAAATAGTAGATATGGAATTATTGAActtattttaactctttaattGCATGATGtcaatgtttttataaaagtaaataaaatgagttattttccatataataTGTTAGATGGATgaggattttatttaaagatcaaagtaaattgttttaataatacacatataaatgtttcctatatgtacatatatttaGCATGTGCAGCGTAAGGATACGTCACTGCAGTGTGATGGGCAGCAGGTGACAGAGTTAgaccaggtgtgtgtgcagcaggtgACAGAGTTAgaccaggtgtgtgtgcagcaggtgACAGAGTTAGACCAGGTGTGTGATGCGGCTCTGACAGGTAGAGGAGGTGTAAAGTGTGACTGCAGCAGGTGAGTCTGAAGCTGCTCTTGTCCAGTGGTGTGTGGAGCGCTGAGAGGGATCGTTCATGGCTGCCAGCAGCTTTACCAGcatcctctcctccaccacctcctccatgATGATCAGTTTACAGCCAGCAGCAGACTGGGCCTTCCTGATGAGCCTGTCCAGTCTGCTGGCCTTTGCCTCGATGCCAGCACCCCAGAACACGGCAGCAGAGAAGATGTTCACCACAACAGAcggataaaacatctgcagcatctggtTGCAGACATGAAGCGACCTGAGCCTCCTCAAGAAGTAAAGCCGGCTCTGGCCTCCTTGTAAACGGCCTCTGTGTTGGTGGACCAGTCCAGTTTAGTGTCCAGTGTTACACCCAGGTACTCATATGAGTCCATGAGATCCAAGTCCGTCCCCCCGATGCAGACAGGAGAGGACAGGGTTCTTCCTGAAGGCCATCACCATCAGCTTCGTCTTCGCCACGATCAGCTGCAGGAGGTTCTCTCTGCACCACTTCACAAAGCGGTCTACCAGGTCCCTGTACTCAgcctccctccctccacacaccccacaaTGGCCGAGTCATCATAGAGTTTCTGTAGATGACGACTCCGTGCAGAACATGAAGTCTGACGTGGTGAAGAGGACGGGAGACAGCACAGAACCCTGGGGGTTACTGATCAGATGACCAGAAACAAACTGTGGTTCACCCACCAGATAGACCTCGACCCGAGCCACAAGGGGAGCGCTCACCCGCATGTTCTCCAGTCTGGCCTTCGGCAGGTTGAGCCGGATGGTGCTGAAGGCGCTGGAGAAGTCCAAGAACATGACGCAAACTGAGGTGTCGGTCTGTCCAGGGAGGAGTTAGccttctgcagcaggtggatgaTTGCATCATCAACCCCGACATGAGGCTGATAGACGAACTGCAGGGGGTCTGACAATGGACGCACCAGCGGTCTGAGGTGTACCAGGACCCGTTTCTCCATGACCTTCATGAAGTGGGAGGTCAGTACCACTGGCCTGTAATCCTCCAGCAGGATGTCCTCTTTTGCACACTGGGACCAGGCAGGATGTTTCCAGAACACTGGCCCTGTCTGAAGGTGGAGGCTCAGGTTGAAGAGGTTCTGGAGAACTCCACACAGCTGGCTGGATCAGGCCTTCAACACGTGAGGGCTGATGCGGTCCGGTCCCATAGCTTTCCTCTGTCTGAGCCTCTGTGGTCCAGCGTTGCTGCTCTTACATTTGTGGACAACAAGTCCCGTTCGCTCTCATCTTGATAGCCTGGGAGTAAAAGTGGTGTATCTGCAGGAAACCCATTTAAAAAAGTCGGATCATACAAAGATACGCAGACGTTGGGAAGCACGATCGTATCTCTCTCTCTTCAGTAGTAGGTCGAGAGGCACAGCTGTTCTGGTTCATAAATCCCATCATGGCAGACCCCCAGGTTGTTACCTGTTACGTATGGACTCCACggagacaagggcaggttaaCTATACTTTATTATAAAGACAGAACACAAGGGAGAGGTCTTACATGAACCGAAGGAGACGGttggagggacaggaaccaggaaaggagaaggggtgagtccatgAAGTATTCaggtttaaggtccgacagggagtgactgtggtgctggtgtatttaaggactggtgagtcaatggggaacaggtgtgacaggttgggttgattggagagctgggatcagggacaggtgtggaggatcaggggagtgctggaggagtggcaggacagactgtgacATTACCTAGTAGTACGCTACATAGTTGTTATCGGTCTTATTGGTAACATTCCTGATATTAGCTAACCTTTATGCACCCAGTTGGGacaatgaaaagtttttttctgatttgctaTTACCTAATTTAGACTCCCACTTCTTAATTCTAGGTGGCGATTTCAACTGTTGCCTCGATCCAGTGTTGGACCGGTCCTCATCTAAGCCCTCCAAACTATCTAAATCTGCCGGTGTGATTAATTCTTTTCTTAAAGACTGCGCTCTTTTAGATCTGTGGTGAAGCATGAACCCCACTGCTTGGACCGACTCCTTTTTTTCAGGTTCATGAGACATTTTCCCAGATTGATTATTTTCTAGTTGAtaatagattattttctttagctGAAGCATGTCTTTCCAACGCTGTAGTCATATCAGACCACTCCCCTCTCACAGCCTCTTTTAGGTTTGTGTACAGTACTCCTGGATCTCGCTGGAGACTTGGTTCTATTGCATTGTCCCAGAAGGAGTTTATGCACTTTGTAGCTGAGTAAATAGAATTCTTTGTTGAGGTTAATTCCTCTCCGGACACCTCCTGTATGGAAACAATTCTGTaccttatttcaatttaaaatggattaacagaaatgctttttcattttcagaatatagctgcatttttttactcataaataaaattaataataaataatacaaactgcatttttattttcttctccaaTAATCTATCATGATTCAGATCCTACCACTCCAGAACTCATTATGTCATTGGATGCTGAAAAAGCTTCCAATAGGCTGGACTGGagaatttgttttatgtattggATTAGACTGTTATATAATGCACCTGTAGCATCAGTCTCTAGCAATGGGGTGAACTCTGAGTATTTTATGATCTCTCGTGGAGCGAGGCAAGGCTGCCCTATCAAGTTACTTTCTGCACTGGCCATAGAGCCTTTAGCCATAGCCATCAGGCAGGATACTATACTGACTGGCTTACTCAGAGAGGGGATAGAGCAAAGAATTTCGTTATATGCGGATGACGCAATACTGTATGTTTCACACCCAGACGTTTCTATACCCAGGGTCCTCTCCATCCTTGAGAATTTCAGTGAAATCTCTGGGTACAGGATAAACCTTCagaaaagtgagatatttcCTATTAATTCCCTGGCCTGCTCTTACTCTTTCCACTTATTTCCCTTTAGGGTTACTTTTGATCAGTTTACATATTTAGGGGTGCAAATTACAAATAGTATAGAGAGGCTTTTCAAAATTTAATCCACTAGTAACTAAGAACAGGATCTTGAACAGTGGATGCCTCTTCATTTGTCACCTGCCGGTAGAAGAAATGCTATTAAATCTCATATCCAGATTCACTTGAAATAATAAAAGTCCACGATTGAGCAGAGCTGATTTTCAATATTCAAAGGTGCTGGGCGGTATGGCTCTGACCAATTTTTAGATGTACTATGTATTGTTGGGCCGCTAATATCTGACCTACACTCCATCGGCTGCATGAGGATCCAGGTGCCGATGCCCCCTCGTGGTGCATACTTGAAGCTAGATCACGTGCTGCATCCTAACTGTCAGCATTAACCTGTGCACATCTAACCTCAGAGACCGCACCATATACAAGGAATATTTTAGTCAGAACTATACTTAGAATAAGGAGCAGGTCCATCAGCATTATGGATGGCACAGTTTTTCATTGAAATCCCCAATACATGCAAATCAtatgccccccccccctaaCCCTTTCTTTTTATGCTTACAACTGCGTGATTTCATCTGTAAACAGCTGCCCCATTTTCCAGAATCTCCCCCAAGCTCTGATGCTGATTCCTACTGGCCTACTGGCGCCTGTCCAGTCGTTTAAAGGTATAATATTTAATCTGTACAGTGCGCTTTCATCTAAAACACCCTGTCCCTTGCCACTATTAAACACAGATGGGAGCAGGATTTAGGTGAGAACATATGTGATGACACTTGGGATGCAATAATAAAAAGAGTCCATACCTCCTCCATTTACGCGAGGCATGGACTAATGCAATGTAAAATACTGCACCGGACTCACTGGACCAAAGAAAAGTTATCTGAGAGATTTCCAGATATAAATCCTGCCTGCAGTCGTTGTAAAATGACCCCCTCCTCATAttttctgcagtgatgcggactctgcatcggtctgtcgtggtgaagaaggagctgagccaaaaggcaaagctctcgatttactggtcgatctacgttcctaccctcacctatggtcacaagctgtgggtagtgaccgaaagaacaagatcgcgaatacaagcaactgaaatgagttttctccgcagggtggccgggctctcccttagagatagggtgagaagctttgtgatctgggaggggctcagagtagagctgctgctcctccatatcgagaggagccagatgaggaggctcgggcatctggttaggatgcctcctggacgcctccctggtggcctgggaacaccttgggatccTCCCCGggtgagctggtgaatgtggccggggagagggaagtctgggcttacCCCCTTAAGCAGCTGCCACCGCGACCCGACCccagataagcagaagaaaatgaatggattacTAAAGCACtgttcaaggcacccaaagcattTTACAGTGATTCCAtcaattattcattttctgtactgcttagtcTAGTTGAGGGTTGCAGgaaagctggagtctatcccagcaattagtaggcgagaggcaggtacacctggacaggtcaccagtccatcgcagaaaCATTACGTTGAAGTCATTAGGCAGACGTTTTCATCCAAAGAAACTTACAGCGGTAAGGCAGTAGAgttaagggtcttgcccaaggacccaactggaaggtgttaatgttCGTCCCTTGGGGGAATCGAACTGTCCTGCATAGGAGATGGATGCTCTGGAACTGAGGTGTCCAACCACTAAACAACAGAGAGAAACATGGCAACCAATCCATGCCAACGGGCTCTCCAACCACtgaacattcatacaccagcgatgccaacactagAGGCAAAAACGGTGAAgtcttgcccaaagacacaATGCCGGATTGACTGGCAGAGCAGGATTCAATCCGCCAATCTTCTGGTAATTGGACGACCTACTCCACcccctgggagaagaggtgggaGGAGAGGCGGGTAGAGGGGATGGAGGAAACGCGGGTGGAGACTTGATTGGAGGCGGGTAAaaactttaacatgttttaaatacaataagaaaaataatgatgTAACATTAGTATTTCCACTAGTGTCTCCAGTTTCCTCATCAGACATAAATGTCCATCATAAGTCCCACAACTCAGGGACTCTGTGGGACTCGACTGTCTACCACTGTCAGAAGCCAACCTCTTCCCTTGACTTCAGGTGTCCAAACCCAGGTTCTGCCACAAACTGTGGACCCTGGGGAATACTGGTCCTTATTAAACCCTGATGATGGAGGTCCAGGTAAAAGCCCTGACAGAACCGGGCCTCATTTCTAAGTCCATGTAGAACCTGTTGAGACCCACTTCCAAACCCTCTGGATGAATGTGAAGATTCTGGTTTTGACCTCATCTCTGATTCCTGCAGGTTTCGGACATGAATCCACGAACTCACCGCCAGTGTTCAGTCCAGATCCAGAACAAGAGCTCCATGTACACGATGTCTGAGCCGCGGTGAGTCcacgcacacacaaacctgGTTCTGATGCTCATACAGGATTAGATCCAGCAGTTAAAGAATGGTTACTCTTCTTGTTCTACACATCTATTTTCTTTGTGTACGGTTGTGTGTTGACTGGGAGGTTCTGGGTCTGCACTCAGCTGGTTCCAGAACTGAGTAGTATCACGCTTATTGAGGTGGAATTGGTGCTGATCCAATATGCCATCCTCCGTCTGCAGACTGGCTCACCCATCTCCACTGTGGCTCCAGGGGTTCTGTCAGTATGGTTCTGAGTCCAGTTCTCTCTCCTCTGTCTAGCATCCATCTTGTCAGTGGATTCTGTGATTCCCCTCTGCCTCCAACGCTTGGCCCATCTGAGTCCGGAAGTGCCCTCTTCATCAAGACACGGGACTCGGCCCGTGGGTCGGTTGGTGTTTTCACCTATGACCTCCTCCGGGGATCCAACAGGCAGCTTGCGGGCCGGATGGCTGTGATGTTCTCCGTCCCTTATGACTTCCTCTTGTACTCCAACTGGTACGGGGTGGGGGAGTTCGATGGGAGCAAGCGCTGCAGCAAAGAGCTGTTCAACCACATGTACGAGGGCCTGGAGATAGGCTTCACCCGGGGCAAGGCCAAAGGCCCCAGCCTGACCCACCGAGGAGACTGGGTGACCCTGCGGGCCAGCATGTCTGACAGCTACCAGCCAGTTCTGAAGGTGGAGGTCAGCGACAACTGAACTTGCTGCAGCTTCTTCTGCTGGTCTTCATCCCAGTTCTCCCGGTGACAGCAGGCTCAGACTGAGGGTGTTGCAATGGTAACAGAGACATTTCATTCTGAGGACACAAAAATTGAAAAAGATTTAGGGCCATCATGTCCAAAATGTCCACAATGTCCATGCTGTCAAACATGTCCAAAATATCTACTATGTCCAGTTTATTCACCATGTCCCTCATATGCACCATGTCCACCATATCCACCATGTCCACCATATTCACCATGTCCCTCATATACACCATGTCCACCATATGCACCATGTCCACCATATGCACCATGTCCACCATATACACCATGTCCCTCATATTCACCATGTCCACCATATCCACCATGTCCACCATATCCACCATGTCCCTCATATACACCATGGCCACCATATGCACCATGTCCCTCATATACACCATGTCCACCATATCTACCATGTCCCTCATATACACCATGTCCACCATATCCACCATGTCCCTCATATACACCATGTCCACCATGTGAAAAATGCTCATGGTGTTCACTGAGCTTAGTCCCAGTGCTGGCCAAGTAAAATacaattttcagtttttgtccaACTTCCTGACCAGTCCAAAGTAAACCACCACAAATGTCCAAAACTCTAGAAAGTTTCTGGACAGGAAAGATGTATATTAGAGTTTGTCCAGTTCAattcatttcaattcaattccAGTCAGTCTGACCTAGTTTAACCCAAGGAAGTTTCTCTTTCTTATGTTTCATGCATACATTTGCAGCTTCTTGTCTTGGAGGACATGTCTCTGATGAAAGGACATGTCCATGCTAACCTGCTGTAAACATCTGTATATTCTCAATAATAAACTCCTCTTGCTGATGgacatttctgtgtttctgagaCAAAAACTACATTCCGGTCATCATGTGGACAGGCCACATGTACCTTCTCCGTTCCACTTATAGAAGAACCAGAACTTTCACGTTACAGAGTTTACTGCTGATGTTCCAGAAAAAATCTGACTGAATGTCACAAAAAGAACAGGGGGTCTCGTTAATAACTGTGGCGTACAAAATGAGGCCTGAAAGGGGCATAAGTTGTGATCTATGAGGTAAGGGGAAAACAAGCACCTGCACTAAACTCTGGGCCAGGTGTACGGACGTTCTGGAGAAGATGCAGGTGGTGAACTGCTGCCAGACTTCATCAAGCTCCTCTCACTCAACACCAGACATCAGTTCTAGATCCACGTTATCATCCAGAACAGCAATGGTATCTGTACTGCAACTTGTAGTGAGCCAGAACTGTTCCAGAAACTAATTTCAAAGTAAGGGGCCGGACTGGCAACAGAGCTCCACAGTTGAGACAGTCCCGTTGTGGAGCTCCATGCTGGAGACAGTCCCGGTGGGGAGCTACATTTTAGAGACAGTCCCAGTGTGAAGCTCCATGGTGAAGACAGTCCCAGTGTGGAGCGCCACGGTAGAGACAGTCCCAGGTGGAGACAGTCCCGGTGTGGAGCTACACAGTGGAGACAGTCCTGGTGTGGAGCTCCACGGTAGAGACAGTCCCGGTGTGGAGCTCCAAGGTGGAGACAGTCCTGGTGTGGAGCTCCACGGTGGAGACAGTCCCGGTGTGGAGCTCCACGGTGGAGACAGTCCCGTTGTGGAGCTCCATGGTGGAGACAGTCCTGGTGGGGAGCTACATTTTAGAGACAGTCCCAGTGTGAAGCTCCATAGTGAAGACAGTCCCAGTGTGGAGCGCCACGGTGGAGACAGTCCCAGGTGGAGACAGTCCCGGTGTGGAGCTCCACGGTGGAGACAGTCCCGGTGTGGAGCTCCATGCTGGAGACAGTCCCGTTGTGGAGCTCCATGGTGGAGACAGTCCTGGTGGGGAGCTACATTTTAGAGACAGTCCCAGTCTGGAGCTCCAAGGTGGAGACAGTCCCGGTGTGGAGCTCCAAGGTGGAGACAGTCCTGGTGTGGAGCTCCACGGTAGAGACAGTCCCGGTGTGGAGCTCCAAGGTGGAGACAGTCCTGGTGTGGAGCTCCACGGTGGAGACAGTCCCGGTGTGGAGCTCCACGGTGGAGACAGTCCCGGTGTGGAGCTCCATGCTGGAGACAGTCCCGGTGGGGAGCTACATTTTAGAGACAGTCCCAGTGTGAAGCTCCATAGTGAAGACAGTCCCAGTGTGGAGCGCCACAGTGGAGACAGTCCCAGGTGGAGACAGTCCCGGTGTGGAGCTCCACGGTGGAGACAGTCCCGGTGTGGAGCTCCATGCTGGAGACAGTCCCGGTGGGGAGCTACATTTTAGAGACAGTCCCAGTGTGAAGCTCCATAGTGAAGACAGTCCCAGTCTGGAGCTCCAAGGTGGAGACAGTCCCGGTGTGGAGCTCCAAGGTGGAGACAGTCCCAGTGTGAAGCTCCATGGTGGAGACAGTCCCAGTCTGGAGCTCCAAGGTGGAGACAGTCCCGGTGTGGAGCTCCAAGGTGGAGACAGTCCCGGTGTGGAGCTCCACGGTGGAGACAGTCCCGGTGTGGAGCTCCACGGTGGAGACAGTCCCGTTGTGGAGCTCCATGGTGGAGACAGTCCTGGTGGGGAGCTACATTTTAGAGACAGTCCCAGTGTGAAGCTCCATAGTGAAGACAGTCCCAGTGTGGAGCGCCACGGTGGAGACAGTCCCAGGTGGAGACAGTCCCGGTGTGGAGCTCCACGGTGGAGACAGTCCCGGTGTGGAGCTCCATGCTGGAGACAGTCCCGTTGTGGAGCTCCATGGTGGAGACAGTCCTGGTGGGGAGCTCCAAGGTGGAGACAGTCCCGGTGTGGAGCTCCAAGGTGGAGACAGTCCCGGTGTGGAGCTCCACGGTGGAGACAGTCCCGGTGTGGAGCTCCATGCTGGAGACAGTCCCGGTGGGGAGCTACATTTTAGAGACAGTCCCAGTGTGGAGCTCCATAGTGAAGACAGTCCCAGTGTGGAGCGCCACGGTGGAGACAGTCCCAGGTGGAGACAGTCCCGGTGTGGAGCTACACGGTGGAGACAGTCCCAGTGTGGAGCTCTATGGTGGAGACAGTCCCGTTGTGGAGCTCCATGGTGGAGACAGTCCCGGTGGGGAGCTACATTTTAGAGACAGTCCCAGTGTGAAGCTCCATGGTGGAGACAGTCCCAGTCTGGAGCTCCAAGGTGGAGACAGTCCTGGTGTGGAGCTCCAAGGTGGAGACAGTCCTGGTGTGGAGCTCCAAGTTGGAGACAGTCCTTCGTGTGGAGCTCCAAGGTGGAGACAGTCCTGGTGTGGAGCTCCAAGGTGGAGACAGTCCCGGTGTGGAGCTCCAAGGTGGAGACAGTCCCGGTGTGGAGCTCCAAGGTGGAGACAGTCCTGGTGTGGAGCTCCATGCTGGAGACAGTCCCGGTGGGGAGCTACATTTTAGAGACAGTCCCAGTGTGAAGCTCCATAGTGAAGACAGTCCCAGTGTGGAGCGCCACGGTGGAGACAGTCCCAGGTGGAGACAGTCCCGGTGTGGAGCTACACGGTGGAGACAGTCCCAGTGTGGAGCTCTATGGTGGAGACAGTCCCGTTGTGGAGCTCCATGGTGGAGACAGTCCCGGTGGGGAGCTACATTTTAGAGACAGTCCCAGTGTGAAGCTCCATGGTGGAGACAGTCCCAGTCTGGAGCTCCAACGTGGAGACAGTCCTGGTGTGGAGCTCCAAGGTGGAGACAGTCCTGGTGTGGAGCTCCACGGTGGAGACAGTCCTGGTGTGGAGCTCCAAGTTGGAGACAGTCCTTCGTGTGGAGCTCCAAGGTGGAGACAGTCCTGGTGTGGAGCTCCAAGGTGGAGACAGTCCCGGTGTGGAGCTCCAAGGTGGAGACAGTCCTGGTGTGGAGCTCCACGGTGGAGACAGTCCCGGTGTGGAGCTCCACGGTGGAGACAGTCCCGGTGTGGAGCTCCATGGTGGAGACCATCCGGATTCTGAAATCCACGGTGGACACTGTGGAGTGCCTGTCTTTGCTTTAAGAGACAGCTATGGCTCtactgaatttttatttttaggagtGAAGCAAGCGGGTGTCCTTGTCAGGACGCCATAACCTTAGTTCTGCCGAGGAGAGGAAGCTTTACCCTTCgtgtttcagtgtttaaaagGAAAGCCTTCCTGCTTCTCCGTTCGTCTGTCTCGGTCCCTTTAAGTATATACATGAGACATGATAAGTTCAAATCTTGTTTGGGGGTTAATTTTAGGAACTTGGGGCTCTCCTCATTACGTTTCATTGCAGAGGAGCAAACCcttagaggaaaagaaagattaGAGGTATTTGAGGGGAAACTGCCTGTAGGCACATCCAACTTTCTTAAAAATTCACAGTAGGCATATGTCTGGCCTCACCCGAATTTTAAAATATACGTCTGGCCTCACCCGAATTTTAAAATATACGTCTGGCCTCACCCGAATTTTAAAATACACGTCTGGCCTCACCCGAATTTTAAAATTCCCAGAGAGAATACTACAAACTGATCATACCAGGGGAATGTCTGATAGCTGGAGGAGCAGGATGGAGAGCAGAGCTCTTCATCTGGTGTCACAGTCTGTCCAGCCGCTCCTCCagcacttccctgatcctccacacctgtccctgatcctccacacctgtccctgatcctccacacctgtccctgatcccaaCTCTCCAATCAACctaacctgtcacacctgtcccccattgactcaccagtccttatatacaccagcaccacagtccctgtcggaccttaaacctGCATACATTCTTCATGGACTCACCTTCTCCGTTCCTGGTTCCTGTCTCTTCTTCAATCCTGTCTGAGTAAGCCCTTTACTTTGTGTTCCATCTGTATAATAAAGATAGTCTCTGTGAGTCCATACGTAACATCTGGGGGTCACTCCGCTTTGGTTCTGAGGAGGTTGGTGGTCAGCAGAGTTCTAAAACTACGAGCAGAGGAAATTAGGATTGAGAACTCTTTGATAAAAGAGGTTGTTTAGTTACTGAAGGAGTTCTCTAGATGATCAACTGTTAGGGTTCTGTTATGGTTCCTGGGTTTTTGGGTGTTTCATGGTTTATTAGATTCTGATTATGGtttgggtttctgggtttttgtcatgtccagttctgttttccctca from the Melanotaenia boesemani isolate fMelBoe1 chromosome 2, fMelBoe1.pri, whole genome shotgun sequence genome contains:
- the LOC121628451 gene encoding DELTA-actitoxin-Oor1b-like, whose amino-acid sequence is MWSCSKFRFLLPNDWYRFLQEAQPTHLPEAFSLCWFQLTKTRRGCFSLRRSKSVSDMNPRTHRQCSVQIQNKSSMYTMSEPRIHLVSGFCDSPLPPTLGPSESGSALFIKTRDSARGSVGVFTYDLLRGSNRQLAGRMAVMFSVPYDFLLYSNWYGVGEFDGSKRCSKELFNHMYEGLEIGFTRGKAKGPSLTHRGDWVTLRASMSDSYQPVLKVEVSDN